Proteins encoded in a region of the Peptostreptococcaceae bacterium genome:
- a CDS encoding amidophosphoribosyltransferase — protein MNELMEWDKLKEECGVIGIYDPKEYQDISRLTYFGLIALQHRGQESAGIAVSNGKMHYYKEMGLVQEVFSDEILNRLKGRVAIGHVRYSTTGESYVANAQPLVVKYKGGSIALAHNGNLINAAVLRDELEDKGSIFQTSIDSEVIANLIARNYRLGFKEAIIHSVQRIKGAYALTIICENKLIGVRDPNGLRPLCVGKLGDGYVLASESCALDVTGAEFIRDVDPGEMVVIDEKGIESIKFDNNTRKALCSFEFVYFARPDSNLDGKSVYNSRRNAGRILARQYPANADMVIAVPDSGTVAAIGYAEESGIPFGEGLVKNRYVGRTFIEPDQKTRELAVRLKLNPLKLNLKDKRIVLIDDSIVRGTTSKRIVSMLKEAGAKEVHVRISSPPVKYSCFFGIDTPERKKLVGAQYSIEEIREMIGADSLGYLSVEGLYESIGMSPDSLCKACFDGNYPMEVPKTADKFLFEK, from the coding sequence ATGAATGAATTGATGGAATGGGATAAGTTGAAGGAAGAATGTGGAGTCATAGGAATTTACGATCCCAAGGAGTACCAGGATATTTCAAGGCTGACATATTTCGGGTTGATAGCCCTTCAGCATAGGGGCCAGGAAAGCGCCGGCATTGCTGTTTCAAACGGAAAGATGCATTATTACAAGGAGATGGGATTGGTTCAGGAGGTTTTCTCGGATGAGATTTTAAACCGATTGAAGGGCCGCGTAGCGATAGGCCATGTGCGTTACTCGACAACCGGAGAAAGTTATGTAGCAAATGCGCAGCCGCTGGTGGTTAAATACAAGGGTGGTTCCATAGCGCTTGCACACAACGGCAATCTTATAAATGCCGCTGTCTTGAGGGATGAATTGGAGGACAAGGGGTCCATTTTCCAGACATCCATAGATAGCGAAGTCATAGCTAATCTGATAGCAAGAAACTATAGATTGGGGTTCAAGGAAGCCATAATCCATTCGGTTCAGAGGATAAAAGGGGCTTATGCCTTGACTATAATCTGCGAAAACAAGCTCATAGGGGTCAGAGACCCAAACGGACTCAGGCCTCTTTGCGTCGGAAAGCTTGGTGATGGGTATGTGCTGGCGTCAGAGAGCTGTGCACTTGATGTTACAGGGGCTGAATTCATACGGGACGTCGACCCGGGCGAAATGGTAGTAATAGATGAAAAAGGAATTGAATCGATCAAGTTTGACAACAATACCAGAAAAGCCCTTTGCTCTTTCGAATTTGTGTATTTCGCGCGGCCTGACAGCAATCTCGATGGTAAAAGCGTATACAACAGCCGCAGAAATGCAGGGCGTATACTTGCGAGGCAATACCCGGCCAATGCCGATATGGTAATTGCCGTTCCGGATTCCGGGACAGTTGCTGCCATAGGATATGCTGAGGAATCGGGGATTCCATTCGGAGAGGGGCTTGTAAAAAACAGATATGTTGGGCGTACATTCATAGAGCCTGATCAAAAGACGCGGGAGCTTGCTGTAAGATTGAAATTGAATCCGCTCAAACTTAACCTAAAAGACAAACGCATAGTGCTTATAGATGATTCGATTGTGCGTGGCACAACGAGCAAGCGTATAGTTTCAATGCTCAAGGAGGCAGGGGCAAAAGAGGTTCATGTACGGATTAGCTCGCCTCCGGTTAAATATTCGTGCTTCTTCGGAATAGACACACCTGAGCGCAAGAAACTGGTGGGAGCCCAATACTCCATAGAAGAAATAAGGGAAATGATTGGAGCCGATTCCTTGGGATATCTAAGCGTAGAAGGACTCTACGAGTCGATAGGAATGTCTCCGGACAGCCTATGCAAGGCCTGCTTCGATGGAAACTACCCAATGGAGGTTCCAAAGACA
- the purE gene encoding 5-(carboxyamino)imidazole ribonucleotide mutase, translating to MKIAVVMGSDSDYEVVKKGLNILKDFDVPYEARVISAHRTPDTALEFARGAEENGFDVIIGAAGKAAHLPGVLAAMTILPVIGLPIKSSTMDGLDSLLSIVQMPNGIPVATVAINGAENAALLAIQILSIKDESLKVKLKAHRLMMAEVVAQKDRKIMGLEK from the coding sequence ATGAAGATTGCTGTGGTAATGGGAAGCGATTCGGATTATGAAGTTGTGAAAAAGGGCTTGAACATTCTCAAGGATTTCGATGTTCCTTATGAGGCTAGGGTAATTTCGGCGCATAGGACACCGGATACGGCCCTGGAATTTGCTAGGGGCGCGGAGGAAAACGGCTTCGATGTCATAATTGGAGCGGCTGGCAAGGCGGCCCATCTTCCGGGCGTATTGGCGGCTATGACTATTTTGCCTGTAATAGGTTTGCCTATCAAGTCATCTACCATGGACGGACTCGATTCGCTTCTGTCAATAGTACAGATGCCAAATGGTATTCCAGTGGCTACAGTGGCTATAAACGGAGCGGAGAATGCGGCGCTGCTTGCAATTCAAATATTGTCGATTAAGGATGAATCACTAAAAGTAAAATTAAAGGCTCATAGGTTAATGATGGCAGAAGTGGTTGCTCAAAAGGACAGGAAGATAATGGGACTGGAAAAATAG
- a CDS encoding phosphoribosylaminoimidazolesuccinocarboxamide synthase, translated as MKKLEMIYEGKAKKVYKTDDADRYIVEYKDDATAFNGVKKGTITGKGVINNKMSAVLFEMLEKEGIPTHFEGLLSDRETLVKAVKIVPLEVIMRNIAAGSLAKRLGLKEGTPMKRPVLEFCYKDDELGDPIVNEDHILAVELATEDQLKIIKEYAYKINELLMAFFKERKIRLVDFKIELGVYKGKIILADEISPDTCRLWDWETDKKLDKDRFRRDLGGVEDAYEEIFSRISK; from the coding sequence ATGAAAAAACTCGAAATGATTTACGAAGGAAAGGCCAAAAAAGTATATAAAACCGATGATGCAGATAGGTACATTGTTGAATACAAGGACGATGCAACTGCCTTCAATGGCGTAAAGAAGGGAACAATCACGGGAAAGGGAGTCATAAATAACAAGATGAGTGCGGTACTTTTCGAAATGCTCGAAAAAGAAGGCATACCGACCCATTTTGAGGGACTCTTAAGCGACAGAGAAACGCTTGTCAAAGCTGTTAAAATAGTTCCACTTGAGGTTATTATGAGAAACATAGCAGCAGGATCTCTTGCAAAGAGACTTGGGCTTAAAGAGGGCACGCCTATGAAGCGTCCGGTTCTTGAATTTTGCTACAAGGACGATGAACTCGGAGACCCAATTGTAAACGAAGACCACATACTGGCTGTGGAGTTGGCAACCGAAGATCAATTAAAAATAATCAAGGAATACGCATATAAAATCAACGAGCTTTTGATGGCTTTTTTCAAGGAAAGAAAGATTAGACTTGTTGATTTTAAAATAGAATTGGGAGTTTACAAGGGCAAGATTATTTTGGCCGATGAGATTTCTCCCGACACCTGTAGACTTTGGGACTGGGAAACTGACAAGAAGCTTGATAAGGATCGCTTCAGAAGGGACCTTGGGGGCGTTGAAGACGCATACGAAGAAATTTTCTCGAGGATCAGCAAGTAG
- a CDS encoding PspC domain-containing protein produces the protein MTLKKRLYKDTENKMLGGVCAGIADYFAIDPTIVRLLWVFFSMFYGIGVLIYIAALIILPNKNEII, from the coding sequence ATGACTTTAAAGAAAAGGCTGTACAAGGATACTGAAAATAAAATGCTTGGCGGTGTGTGTGCCGGAATAGCGGACTATTTTGCGATTGATCCAACTATTGTAAGGTTGCTTTGGGTCTTTTTTTCTATGTTCTATGGAATAGGGGTTCTTATCTATATTGCCGCATTGATTATTTTGCCTAACAAGAATGAAATAATTTGA
- a CDS encoding phosphoribosylformylglycinamidine synthase translates to MKNTVKRIFVEKKKGFDVDAVHLLHDLKRSLNLKKLEGVRIINRYDVAGMDKDAFEQSASTIFSEPNVDNVYYETLEVERDENYFAVEYLPGQYDQRADSAAQCVQILTRKEKPAVSAAKIYVLKGNIGAAGLDSVKKYIINPVDSREASLLKPLSLEMETLEPEDVAIVKGFTEFDANEMKAFMDEVGFAMSYEDLLFCQKYFRDDEKRNPTITELKVIDTYWSDHCRHTTFATEIISVDIEDSPLNKPVKEAFNSYEKARKYVYGEREKDRCLMDIATMGMRLMKKKGLLEDLEESEEINACSIRAEIEVDGKPEEWLVMFKNETHNHPTEIEPFGGAATCLGGAIRDPLSGRSYVYQAMRVTGSGDPRTPLSETLPGKLPQRKITTKAAAGYSSYGNQIGLATGQVSEVYHPGFVAKRMEVGAVIAGVPSANVVRESPVPGDLIVLVGGKTGRDGCGGATGSSKEHTEESILTCGAEVQKGNAPTERKIQRLFRNAELSQMIKKCNDFGAGGVSVAIGELAPSLDIDLDAVPKKYDGLDGTELAISESQERMAVVIEPANLEKFKTFADGENLDATLVARVTDTGRLVMKWRGKNILDISRAFLDSNGVKQTTKVKVKAPLGNDYFDNMPEFLSGLKGKDLWRGALGDLNQSSKKGLTERFDASVGASTVLMPYGGSYAMTPAQGMVAKLPVLDGETGDCTFMAYGFDPRLAVWSPFHGAFYSVAHSLAKITAMGGDSSKARLSLQEYFEKLGNNPEKWGKPFAALLGAFKVQEEMCVPAIGGKDSMSGTFNDLNVPPSLISFAVSVGKAERALSPEFKRWDNPVVRIFVERNAEGLVNLKKLKEMNARVLELIGKKKAVSAYAVDGGGVAPAIAKMAFGNRIGFEFNSPNNKDEWFMPDFRSIILEIDVESFDIKDFEGVSWEMIGRTVKDQSITVGDMRISLEELQKKWLEPLNDIFPVKEDVEGQPMQISYKSAAPRKTLLRVPKPRILIPVFPGTNSEYDTARAFEKAGGQAQTLVFGNLSSQAVEESIEAMVKAIRNSQIIAVPGGFSAGDEPDGSGKFIATVFRNPAIMDAVMDLIKNRDGLMLGICNGFQAFIKLGLVPYGEIRDMDENAPTLTFNKINRHVAMMARTKITSNLSPWFANVNVGDVHLIPLSHGEGRFVASGEEMNQLVKAGQIAAQYVDMDGKASYDGYFNPNGSLHAVEAITSPDGRILGKMGHSERMGSNVAKNIPGDKDQKIFEAGVGYFK, encoded by the coding sequence ATGAAAAATACAGTTAAAAGAATTTTTGTGGAAAAGAAAAAGGGCTTTGATGTGGACGCTGTCCATCTCTTGCATGACCTGAAAAGAAGCCTGAATCTGAAAAAGCTTGAAGGCGTTAGGATAATCAACAGATATGATGTTGCTGGAATGGATAAGGATGCTTTTGAGCAATCTGCCTCTACGATTTTTTCGGAGCCGAATGTTGATAATGTATATTATGAGACACTTGAAGTGGAGCGGGACGAAAACTACTTTGCGGTAGAATATTTGCCTGGGCAATACGACCAAAGGGCGGACTCTGCAGCCCAATGCGTTCAGATATTGACACGCAAGGAAAAGCCTGCGGTATCTGCGGCAAAGATTTATGTTCTTAAGGGGAATATTGGCGCCGCCGGTTTGGACAGCGTGAAGAAATACATTATTAACCCGGTTGATTCAAGAGAGGCTTCGCTTCTTAAGCCGCTAAGCCTTGAGATGGAAACCTTAGAGCCTGAAGATGTTGCTATAGTTAAAGGTTTCACCGAATTCGACGCAAATGAAATGAAGGCCTTTATGGACGAGGTTGGTTTTGCAATGAGCTACGAGGACCTGCTCTTTTGCCAGAAGTATTTCAGGGACGATGAGAAAAGGAACCCAACGATAACCGAGCTTAAGGTCATCGATACATATTGGTCGGATCATTGTCGCCATACGACCTTCGCTACGGAAATAATTTCGGTAGACATAGAGGACTCTCCGCTTAACAAGCCTGTCAAGGAAGCCTTCAATTCATACGAAAAAGCACGCAAGTATGTGTACGGAGAAAGAGAAAAAGACCGATGCTTGATGGATATAGCAACCATGGGTATGCGTCTTATGAAGAAAAAGGGTCTTCTTGAAGATCTTGAGGAATCAGAAGAGATAAATGCCTGCTCAATTAGAGCGGAGATAGAGGTGGACGGAAAACCGGAGGAATGGCTTGTTATGTTTAAGAACGAGACTCACAACCATCCTACTGAAATAGAGCCTTTTGGCGGAGCCGCAACCTGCCTAGGAGGAGCCATAAGGGATCCTCTTTCAGGTAGAAGCTATGTCTACCAGGCGATGAGGGTAACCGGAAGCGGGGATCCGAGAACGCCGCTTTCAGAAACACTTCCCGGCAAACTGCCCCAAAGAAAAATAACAACGAAGGCAGCTGCTGGGTACAGCTCATACGGAAACCAGATAGGGCTTGCTACAGGCCAGGTATCCGAGGTCTACCATCCGGGCTTTGTTGCCAAGCGCATGGAAGTTGGAGCGGTTATAGCCGGAGTTCCAAGCGCGAATGTGGTAAGAGAATCTCCGGTACCGGGAGATTTGATAGTCCTCGTAGGTGGAAAGACCGGGCGTGACGGCTGCGGTGGTGCAACAGGCTCTTCTAAGGAACATACGGAGGAATCCATACTTACATGTGGGGCCGAGGTTCAAAAGGGCAATGCGCCTACCGAAAGGAAGATACAAAGGCTTTTCAGAAATGCCGAGCTTTCTCAAATGATAAAGAAATGCAACGATTTTGGAGCAGGTGGCGTTTCGGTGGCAATAGGCGAACTGGCGCCAAGCCTCGACATCGATCTTGACGCAGTCCCCAAAAAATACGATGGACTCGATGGAACGGAGCTTGCCATATCCGAGTCGCAGGAGCGCATGGCTGTTGTAATAGAGCCTGCGAACCTAGAAAAATTCAAGACCTTTGCAGATGGTGAGAATCTTGATGCTACTCTTGTGGCGCGAGTTACAGACACGGGCCGCCTCGTGATGAAGTGGCGAGGAAAGAACATTCTGGACATATCTAGGGCTTTCCTTGATAGCAACGGGGTAAAGCAAACTACCAAGGTAAAGGTAAAGGCGCCTTTAGGCAATGATTATTTTGACAATATGCCGGAGTTTCTGTCGGGACTTAAGGGTAAAGATTTATGGCGCGGAGCCCTTGGAGACTTGAATCAGTCATCTAAGAAAGGCCTTACCGAGAGGTTCGACGCTTCCGTAGGTGCAAGCACGGTGCTGATGCCTTATGGAGGAAGCTACGCGATGACGCCGGCGCAGGGAATGGTTGCAAAGCTGCCTGTGCTTGACGGTGAAACAGGCGATTGCACTTTCATGGCCTATGGTTTTGACCCGAGGCTTGCTGTGTGGAGCCCTTTCCACGGAGCGTTTTATTCAGTGGCCCATTCACTTGCCAAGATTACAGCCATGGGGGGAGATTCGAGCAAGGCAAGGCTTTCCCTTCAGGAATATTTCGAGAAGCTTGGAAACAATCCGGAAAAATGGGGCAAACCCTTTGCGGCTCTTTTGGGAGCCTTCAAGGTTCAGGAAGAGATGTGCGTTCCCGCAATCGGAGGAAAGGATTCAATGAGTGGAACATTCAATGACCTTAATGTGCCGCCCTCGCTGATTTCATTTGCGGTTTCTGTAGGCAAGGCTGAAAGGGCATTGTCTCCGGAATTCAAGAGATGGGACAATCCGGTTGTCAGGATATTTGTCGAAAGAAATGCCGAGGGGCTTGTCAATCTTAAAAAGCTTAAGGAAATGAACGCAAGGGTCTTAGAACTTATTGGCAAGAAAAAGGCGGTTTCGGCATATGCGGTTGACGGTGGAGGAGTGGCGCCTGCAATAGCAAAGATGGCATTTGGAAACAGAATTGGATTCGAGTTTAACAGCCCGAACAATAAAGATGAATGGTTTATGCCGGATTTCAGGTCCATCATTCTTGAAATTGACGTTGAAAGCTTTGACATAAAAGACTTTGAAGGCGTGTCATGGGAGATGATTGGAAGAACTGTCAAAGACCAGTCAATAACAGTTGGAGACATGAGGATTTCGCTTGAAGAGTTGCAAAAGAAGTGGCTCGAGCCCCTAAACGATATTTTTCCGGTAAAGGAAGATGTTGAGGGCCAGCCAATGCAGATATCATACAAAAGCGCGGCGCCTAGGAAAACGCTCCTCCGCGTTCCAAAGCCACGTATACTGATACCGGTATTCCCGGGAACAAACAGTGAATACGATACTGCAAGAGCCTTTGAAAAAGCGGGTGGACAGGCGCAGACACTTGTGTTTGGAAATCTTAGCTCTCAGGCTGTGGAGGAATCAATAGAGGCAATGGTTAAGGCTATAAGAAATTCGCAAATAATTGCCGTTCCGGGGGGCTTCAGCGCGGGAGACGAACCCGATGGTTCGGGCAAGTTCATAGCCACGGTTTTCAGAAACCCTGCAATAATGGATGCCGTCATGGACCTAATAAAGAACCGCGACGGGCTCATGCTGGGGATATGCAATGGATTCCAGGCGTTCATAAAGCTTGGACTTGTGCCATATGGTGAAATACGCGACATGGATGAAAATGCGCCGACACTTACCTTTAATAAAATAAACCGACACGTTGCGATGATGGCGAGAACGAAGATAACCTCAAATCTTTCTCCGTGGTTTGCCAATGTGAATGTTGGAGATGTACACTTGATTCCGCTTTCACATGGAGAGGGTCGATTCGTGGCAAGCGGGGAAGAAATGAATCAGCTTGTCAAAGCCGGCCAAATAGCTGCGCAGTATGTAGACATGGACGGAAAGGCTTCCTATGATGGATATTTTAATCCCAATGGTTCCTTGCATGCCGTTGAGGCCATAACGAGTCCCGACGGAAGGATACTAGGCAAGATGGGCCACTCGGAAAGAATGGGTAGCAATGTAGCGAAGAACATTCCCGGCGACAAGGATCAGAAAATATTCGAGGCCGGAGTTGGGTACTTTAAGTAG
- a CDS encoding leucine-rich repeat domain-containing protein yields the protein MGFYSKMVPDGTYCINGYEGKASHIEFPKNIVITILHDDLFKGHTEIESVNIPESVTEIGGFVFDGCTGLKTLNLPPNLQSMWQYALTRTAIEEIEIPGSLRSIVPFTFYRSNLLRKVIINEGTENISAWAFKDCTSLTDVYLPPSLTEISDKAFEGCGKITFHRK from the coding sequence ATGGGTTTCTATAGCAAAATGGTTCCGGACGGAACATATTGCATCAACGGTTACGAGGGCAAGGCCTCGCATATTGAATTCCCGAAAAATATAGTAATAACAATATTGCATGACGATTTGTTCAAGGGCCATACCGAAATCGAATCAGTGAACATACCTGAAAGCGTTACTGAAATCGGAGGATTTGTCTTTGACGGTTGCACCGGTCTCAAGACATTGAATCTTCCGCCCAATCTTCAAAGCATGTGGCAATATGCCCTGACGCGAACAGCCATTGAAGAAATCGAGATTCCCGGAAGCCTCCGTTCAATCGTCCCCTTCACCTTCTACCGGTCGAATTTGCTCAGAAAGGTCATCATAAACGAAGGAACAGAGAACATCAGCGCATGGGCCTTCAAAGACTGCACCTCTTTGACAGACGTATACCTGCCTCCCTCGCTTACCGAAATCAGCGACAAGGCGTTTGAAGGATGCGGCAAAATAACATTTCATAGAAAATAA
- a CDS encoding YjjG family noncanonical pyrimidine nucleotidase, producing MKYELLIFDADGTLFDFAKAEEYAFFKTAENAGRNFSNDEYGIYTSVNKGIWKEMELGKIDQETLKAERFRRFFVELGIDEDAVGFSKEYLYNLSTAGFLYEGAEELLNRLKGRYRMVLLTNGLTSVQETRLGKSPVRPYFEELVISESVGISKPDPRIFEHTFNKIGYEKKDKTLMIGDSLTSDIKGGLNFGVDTCWYNAEMKENEKNIIPKYEVHDYEELLGILGM from the coding sequence ATGAAATACGAACTATTGATTTTTGATGCCGACGGCACCTTGTTCGACTTTGCGAAGGCGGAGGAATACGCCTTCTTCAAGACGGCGGAAAATGCCGGGCGAAATTTTAGCAATGATGAATACGGTATATATACGAGCGTAAACAAAGGCATATGGAAAGAGATGGAGCTTGGCAAGATCGACCAAGAAACACTGAAAGCTGAGAGGTTTAGACGATTTTTCGTTGAACTGGGCATAGATGAAGATGCGGTTGGTTTTTCAAAGGAGTACCTGTACAATCTTTCTACCGCAGGTTTTCTCTATGAGGGGGCGGAAGAATTGCTGAATAGGCTTAAGGGTAGATACAGAATGGTTCTTCTTACAAACGGACTGACATCGGTACAGGAGACTCGCCTTGGCAAATCGCCGGTAAGACCATATTTCGAGGAACTTGTCATCTCCGAAAGCGTAGGGATATCAAAGCCGGATCCGAGAATATTTGAGCATACATTCAATAAAATAGGATATGAGAAAAAAGATAAAACGCTCATGATAGGGGACAGCCTCACATCGGATATTAAAGGGGGCCTCAATTTTGGAGTGGATACATGCTGGTATAATGCTGAAATGAAGGAAAACGAAAAAAATATCATTCCAAAGTACGAGGTGCATGATTACGAGGAACTATTGGGTATATTGGGAATGTAG